AAAGGTAATGGGACTTGTGATTAAAGCTGCCCTGGGGGCGCTGGTTGTCATATTGATTGGTCTGTTGTCAAAAACGAAAAATTATTATATCGCCGGGTTAATTCCTCTTTTTCCAACATTTGCGCTTATTGCGCACTACATCGTGGCCAGTGAGCGTGGTATTGACGCGATGCGAACCACTATTGTCTTTAGTATGTGGTCGATCATTCCTTATTTTATTTATCTTGCGTCGCTATGGTATTTCAGTGGCATGATGCGCCTGCCTGTCGCGCTTGGCGGTGCGGTGGTTTGCTGGGGGCTAAGCGCGTGGCTGCTAATTTTTTTCTGGATTAAGTGGCATTAGTCCAGGTAAAAACCCATCGTCATCTTTACAGGTATTAAACGATGGGTAAGCCTTTATCCCACCAGCATCCATGTAGCCGGAACTGCGGCCACCAGCAACAAACCAATCAGCACCATTTCCTGACGGTTTAATACGTTGCTATGCGGGTGTGTACGGCGCGCATACAGGAAAACCAGTAATCCAGGCGCATACAGGACGACGGACAGCAACAGATGCATGGGGCCCGATGCGTATAATAACCATAAGCCATAAATGCAGGCACCGATACCTACCGCCCGATGGAGGGGACGCGCCGCAATCTTCAGTAAAAATGCGCCGACGAGAAAATAGGGGACCAGAATCATCTCTGACGCGATCGTCAACAGCGTGTTGTAGTCCGAACCGGTAAGCCATATGAGTACCAGACAGATTTGTACGCAGATATTGGTGAGCCATAACGATGCAGACGGCGCGCCTTGCGCGTTTTGCCGTGCGAAGATGCCCGGGAAAGATTGATAAGCCGCCGCCAGGAACGGTACTTCCGCCGCCATGATGGTCCAGCTTAGATAAGCTCCGCAGACAGACACAATCAGTCCCGCGGCAATAATAATTTCGCCCCACGGCCCCATCATTTTCACCATCAGGCCGGCCATGGACGGGTTGCGCATCTCTGCCAGCTCAGGACGGGCAAGAACGCCCAGTGAAAGTAATGTGACGAGGAGATAAATGCCCAACGCTGCGAGTACCGCCAGTAGCGTGGCGCGGCCGACATCCCGTTTATTTTTCGCGCGGGCAGAGACGACAACGGCACCTTCAACGCCAATAAACACCCATAGCGTAATGAGCATGGTGTTTTTGACCTGCTCCCAGACGGGGACACCGAGTTCAATGCCCGTAAAGTCCAGGCTGAAGGTATCCAGTTTGAACATCATGATAGCCAGGACAATAAACGCCCCAAGCGGTAACAGTTTTGCCAGGGTCGCAACAAGGTTGATGCTGGCTGCCGTTTGTACGCCGCGCAGGATGAGGAAATGGACAATCCAGAGAAGGACCGAGGCGCCCACGATAGCCTGCCAGGTATTACCGTCGCCAAACAGACGCAGCTCAGGTGTATCGGTAAAGAAACTCAGCGCTGAAAAGACGATAACCAGGTAAGATACGTTGGCAATGACCGCGCACAGCCAATAGCCCCAGGCGGAACAGAAGCCGATCAGTTCGCCGAAGCCTTCGCGGGCGTAAGTAAAGATGCCGCCGTCAAGCTCGGCGCGAATACGCGTAAGGATTAACATGGCGAATGCCAGTAAGAGTATCCCCACGCCGGTGATAGCCCAGCCAATTAATAGCGCAGCCGGACTGGCAACGGCGGCCATATTCTGGGGCAGACTGAAAACGCCCGCGCCAAGCATTGAGCTTAAAACCAGCGCGGTCAGTGCGCTCAGTCCCAGTTTTTTTTCCATCGGTATCCAGCTATAAAAATGAAAGTGGAAGAATAATTATTATGGCAAAACGCATAAAAATGGTGAAAGCCACTAAGGCGCGGGATTTTACGGAGAGAAGGGACCTCATGCAACGGCCTGGGTAAGATTTATCGCTAAAAAAGCGAAAAGTGAGATTCATCGCGACATTTGTCAGAATGGGAACCCCGGGAGTGAGTGCCTGATGGCGCGACTTTTATGGTTTATCAGACCTGGCGTTGAACAATAGTGTAGACAGGTTAAGGCAGTTATGCCGCCATCTGGCAAGAAAGCCTGATGGCGACGCGCACCTTATTTATACAGATCGGCGCTGATGGTGATATTGTTGCCGCGCTCCTGCCACTGACGCGTAATATGATAATACTTCGCCCCTTTCTTCGCCGCGCGTTTGGCGACCTGATAAGAGATTTCCGTCATATTGCCGTAGTTGCCGGTGAATTTAATACTGTCGAAAGGCACCATCATCGCTGCGGTGGCTTTGTTCAATTCTTCAACTTTCGTGCCATCCGGAAGCGTGACAGTGTAACGTCCGCCTTTGGTCGATTGCGTTTCGAAGAAACGGCCCACCTCAGCGCTCGGCGAGGCTGACGTCGCTACGCCTGGAATTTCGACTTTCTTCGCAGCTTCGCCACCCTGGGCCAACGCCGCGCGGCCAGCGTCAGAGTCTGCCGGAATAGCGTCGGGGCTCTGCACGATGCGCTTTTTCGCGTCTTTTTTATAGATAAACGCGGTGATGCGTTGGTTGCCGCCCTGGTTCGCATCAACCTGACGCACAATATAGAAAGCGTAAGCGTCTTTCTGCTTAGCCGCTTTCGTAATGGCATCGTTCACTTCCGGTTGGCTACGGTAGAAGCCCTGAACGGTGACCGTATCGTACGGTTCCAGCTGTACCGCCTGATCTTTCGGTAATTCCACAATACCATTAATGACACGATTTTTCGGCGCGTCGGCTTTTGGCGCGTCGGCTTTATAAACATCGGCTACAACTCGCCAGTTACCGCTATTGCCAAATTCAGAGGTGTCGACAACATAGAAAGAGGCTGCGCCTTCTTTATCTGCGCGGCGGGACACGGCGGAAACCGCATCACCAATAGCATTAAAACGACCGGTAATCACGATGCGGTCATACGGTTTTAGTGCAGCCGCTTGCTCCGGCGTCAGTTCTGTTGCTGCATGGACAGAAAAAGCAGCCGCAGAAAGCAGTGCCGACGCCAGGAGAGTGTTCTTAAGCTTCATAAAAATAATCCTTCGCCTTGCGCAAACCAGGTACTGGTATTGTTATTGACTAGAAACGTGGCTGATTATTGCATTTAAACCCTATGGATGTCTGCGGGATTTTTCACGCATCGTGTCATGTGCCGTCACGTGAACGATAACTTTTGTTAAGAAGTCGAAAAAAACGCCACCCATGGAGCTAACCAGATGAAGCACATGAATTTAATAAGTTAACTTGATGTTAATTTCTTGTTTCTGGCAGGCGTTAAATGATGTTGTACCGCCGGAATGGAGCGAATTATCAGCCTTTATAGGCGGTTTTGGAGGCATTATGGCTGCTTAGCGGCTGAATCGTTCATATTTTGCAAATTTGATAAAGATTTCTGTTTTTA
The Salmonella bongori NCTC 12419 DNA segment above includes these coding regions:
- a CDS encoding GlpM family protein, which produces MGLVIKAALGALVVILIGLLSKTKNYYIAGLIPLFPTFALIAHYIVASERGIDAMRTTIVFSMWSIIPYFIYLASLWYFSGMMRLPVALGGAVVCWGLSAWLLIFFWIKWH
- a CDS encoding amino acid permease, translating into MEKKLGLSALTALVLSSMLGAGVFSLPQNMAAVASPAALLIGWAITGVGILLLAFAMLILTRIRAELDGGIFTYAREGFGELIGFCSAWGYWLCAVIANVSYLVIVFSALSFFTDTPELRLFGDGNTWQAIVGASVLLWIVHFLILRGVQTAASINLVATLAKLLPLGAFIVLAIMMFKLDTFSLDFTGIELGVPVWEQVKNTMLITLWVFIGVEGAVVVSARAKNKRDVGRATLLAVLAALGIYLLVTLLSLGVLARPELAEMRNPSMAGLMVKMMGPWGEIIIAAGLIVSVCGAYLSWTIMAAEVPFLAAAYQSFPGIFARQNAQGAPSASLWLTNICVQICLVLIWLTGSDYNTLLTIASEMILVPYFLVGAFLLKIAARPLHRAVGIGACIYGLWLLYASGPMHLLLSVVLYAPGLLVFLYARRTHPHSNVLNRQEMVLIGLLLVAAVPATWMLVG
- the ydgH gene encoding DUF1471 family protein YdgH, giving the protein MKLKNTLLASALLSAAAFSVHAATELTPEQAAALKPYDRIVITGRFNAIGDAVSAVSRRADKEGAASFYVVDTSEFGNSGNWRVVADVYKADAPKADAPKNRVINGIVELPKDQAVQLEPYDTVTVQGFYRSQPEVNDAITKAAKQKDAYAFYIVRQVDANQGGNQRITAFIYKKDAKKRIVQSPDAIPADSDAGRAALAQGGEAAKKVEIPGVATSASPSAEVGRFFETQSTKGGRYTVTLPDGTKVEELNKATAAMMVPFDSIKFTGNYGNMTEISYQVAKRAAKKGAKYYHITRQWQERGNNITISADLYK